A region of bacterium DNA encodes the following proteins:
- the bioD gene encoding dethiobiotin synthase — translation MNIFITGTDTDVGKTIVTAGLAAAIKSRGYSVGVFKPIQTGAHCISPDIDFVKSVDSEILTHASYNFKEPVAPALAAILDGVDIDIDKIIQDYKELKKKCDFVLVEGAGGLLVPVKGKYLMRNLAKSLDLPLLIVARPDLGTINHTLLTIEAAKNQNIKIAGIVISNYPFGAENFSIKNAPDMIKEISGEKILGILPKIESLHNNPAVLKEVFSKYINLDFILK, via the coding sequence ATGAATATATTTATTACCGGAACAGATACCGATGTCGGAAAAACCATTGTAACAGCCGGATTAGCTGCTGCCATAAAGAGTCGTGGCTACTCGGTCGGAGTTTTTAAGCCGATTCAAACAGGAGCGCATTGTATTTCTCCAGACATTGATTTTGTTAAGTCAGTTGATTCCGAAATTTTAACACATGCTTCATATAATTTTAAAGAACCTGTTGCGCCTGCGCTTGCAGCTATTTTGGATGGGGTTGATATTGATATTGATAAAATAATTCAAGATTATAAAGAACTGAAAAAAAAATGTGATTTTGTTCTGGTAGAAGGAGCAGGCGGTCTGTTAGTACCTGTAAAAGGCAAATATTTAATGCGTAATCTGGCAAAAAGTCTTGATTTACCTTTGTTGATAGTTGCAAGACCTGATTTAGGGACAATAAATCATACTTTGCTCACAATAGAAGCCGCAAAAAACCAAAACATCAAAATAGCAGGCATAGTTATTTCGAATTATCCTTTTGGGGCGGAAAATTTCTCCATAAAAAATGCACCTGACATGATAAAAGAGATTTCAGGAGAAAAAATTCTCGGTATTTTGCCAAAAATAGAATCTTTGCATAATAATCCCGCTGTTTTAAAAGAAGTATTTTCAAAATATATAAATTTGGATTTTATTTTAAAATAA